The following is a genomic window from Triplophysa rosa linkage group LG11, Trosa_1v2, whole genome shotgun sequence.
TCTGGGTGAACACTGCAGTTGAAACGCAGCACGCCGACTGGTAAATGTACATGCCAATTGTCTGGATACTTCTTTACCAGATTTTCCACCATTCTGTAcgcaaacaagaaaaaaatgagaaaaaaacagatctTCTAGCTCTGAGCCCAATTGTTTACTTAACATTATGATAAAATCTGTACAATTTCAAACATACTTGACAATGTGGTATTGGGTGTATGGTTCAAGTTGTGAGGCCTGATAATGGTGAAAGGCAAGGGAAATCTCCATCTTCAAAATATTACTAAGTGCTCTGTTAACCTTGACACCAAGAGTAAGCAAAAGGAGAGACAAGATCAAAAATCTGTCGTTTGCAATACCTTTTTTGCACCTAAGGTAACTGCTCTGATATTATTGTAATAAGCATAATGTATGACTTACCGTTCTGACCTGAACTCCTCTGGCCCCCCATGGTGTGAGAAATCCCAAAGGGAAGCCATATCGGGAAATGGCATCACACATAAGCAGGGCTATGGAATCAGAGTTAGGCTTTTCTGATGGAAATATTTCAATCCATTTGGTGTAATAATCACAGATGACCACTATGTGGCTATAGGGGCCTTTGCTGTCTGGAAATGGCCCGGTTACATCTATACTCAGCCATTGCCATCTCTCTGTCACCTGTAAAGTGCAGACATTGAGTAAAAGACCAGTGGCACTAAAATAATTCCTGTATGAGTTCATGCATGTTAATCTCCAAGTAAAAGCATACCCTTATAAACTTGGAATTTTGAACTTTGTTTgaattttttgttgtatttaaagATGCAGCATCACAAGTGACATCATTTCCAGAATCCTgtggaaaaatataaacacCATTCAGGAGACTGCCAGGGTTTTAgctaaaatataaagaaatacatACAACGAAAGGTCTACATACACTGGTGTCAACACCCTCATCATCACCCTCTGCCAGCTTCATCCACTGTATGCTCtatagaaaaaataaacatgtaacaGTGTACAAGTAATTAAGATGCTCTACAATTATAAACATGAAACCAAAAATCAACAATTACTAACCTGCGGTTTACAGTAGTCATCATGAAAGCTACCAGCATGAAGAGGGCCACAACTGGAACCATCAGAATCCTGCTGAGCCACACGTACAAACTTCCCCTCAAGGCTGCCAAAAGCATAAACACAAGAGATAGATTTATTAGTGAAACAACCACTGAGGAGTTATTTtgtcagaaataaataaatatgatgcTTATAATAACACTACCGTGGTGTTACTGGCTTTGGTGTTGATTCTGGTGTAACAGGCACTACTGTTTTACGATTCTGAAGCgtgcaaaataaatacaaatactggGTTTGAAAATAATAcgaaattatgaaaaatgtcaTGTTAGTACTATTctgttatattaattaatagaGAAAGTCATTTAAACTCCAATACGAACCACGGATCGTCTTTTGACAGCTGGCACCTGGGTGTGgatacatttaaaaagaaaagcaaataaGACAACATTGCCACCTTAGGCACTTATAAGACAAATTAAAGCAaaactttaaagaaaaatacaaattaactGAAGACTTACCTTCCACTGGAGGTGTTTAGGGAAATTAAAGATAGTTGGGACTGCGTTGCGACGCAACCGTTTATGATTTCCCACTTGCTCGAAGCAATCCTTCTCGAAATGATCCGAGCACAGCACAGAGTTCCCAGTTGGCCACCAGTTCTTCCATCTCATCCGCCGAAGCCATTCTCTCACTCTCAAGCCGTCTGCTAATGGAAACCTTTAAACATGCAATCATGTAAATGCATATAGCAGCtacaaattaaaatgtgttgTGTATAGAGGGTGTTGTAATGTTTCTTAAAACTCAGCTCATAGCAGCAAACACGCACATCAGACAATCTAAAACTTACTTGTGAAAAGAAAACTCGCCTCTTTTGTATGCCTCTTTATACTCCCTATCTGATCGTTTCTTGCACTTATAAGCTGAGCAGACAGGCattgttttaaaagaaacaaaaagaacCCTTACTTTAAGCAACTGTAACGTTACCCGTTAAAGTATGACGAGTTAACAGATATCACTGAGCGTATTTTGTATTTCCGGAAGCTGTAGTTCTTCGCGCGGGATTTTACAGCATGGAGTATCGCGAGTGCCACAcactggacatttcacattatTTTCGCATATCGCTGTTGCCGTGGTGGATATCCTTATGCTTTTTCAAGATTGACACCACTGTCtcgtctgtttttattttatttatggcaGTGTAACGTTACTCGTGTAACCAGACATTACTATTATTGGTAACGATTTTATTGATGTGAGATAGGTATTGTCGAAGCTCTACACAAATACAACAATACAATACATGTTTTAGGCAAAGACAATTGCGTTGCTGCACgttctttcatttaaaaacactttcatattCTTTGCCAATGCCTTCTCGTAGCTTTAAATTTGCACACATTACAATCCACTTATTAGACATACAACAACACGCATACTAGCACAAAGCGACGTGCAATATCATCTTTGGCAAAACCATTGCGTTACTGAATACTATTAAAGTTTGTTGCGTagatgtataaatatttttatgtgctGTGTTCATATTTGCGATTTCCTCAAAGCTTCATTCGCATTACTTGTAACAAGCCTATATAAAAAAACTTACGTGTGGAAAGAAAACTCGCCCCGTTTGTATGCTTCTTTATATAATCCATCTGAACGCTTCTTACAGTTATAAGATGAACAAACAGGCATCGTTCCCAATGgacaaaattgtattttctCATTTACAGAAGTTAGATTAGGCAAAAGCCTTTATTTTCGCGTTTAGTCTTCTTCTCGTGTGATATTAATGCAGAATTCCCACATGAGAGGCGTATTTTCACCATCTATCGGACATTTCACGTTATTACAGCCACCCAGAGTCGGCGCCAGGGTGTGAGGGGGCTGCTATGTTTAGTGGCGGGGCCAGGGTTTAGGATGGGCTGGTGTCCCGAAATTTCATTCTACCcctcagattatcctaccaggcatgcgcacatcaatgttacgtcattttcttgcgctataaaatcatacttgtttattttatactgctacgggaatctgattgtgtattttcgttgttaaatcattctaggcctacatatttatttagtactggtagtacaagtatagggtattgcgctgtaaattaatcatagacaagacactgtatgaaagacactgaaactgaaaggctaatttttttaatatcaaaGTTTGTTTGCACGTTGCTACggtgaacaaaaaaaagaaatggttcGATGTGACACATCCTAAGGAATATCATAGCGTGATTTTCATGTTCGAGTGATCTTTGAGTAGTCTGAAACCGAGTCTTTGAGTTTTAACTGGGCATTAAACCATCAACATGTCATCGATTAAAGAGCGTCCCACAACGACCACAGTTGTCGTGAAGGGCAAACGACCTATGCATCGAAGCACATTGATTCTAGGCGATCAGACTAAATCATTTTATTCTACAACACACGCAGAGGTAAGATGTGACGTGTTGCTGTAACTCAATAGGCGGTTTGGGTTCAGGGAACCTGaattgactaaatgtaaatgtagtcacTTTTAGATAAAAACGTCTACCAAATGGATTCATGTAAAGTAATTTAATCTaaatacacatatatattataaagtATACTGAATTACGATTGATGGTCATGGTGACAGTAGGTACGgtttcaatctttttttttcttctccatAGTGTTTTTCTGGGAGAGGACGCGATGGTCAACCGCTTGTCTTTCTGTCTCGAGATTCACTCTATCCCTCACAGCATACAGGAAAGCTGGACCTTAGTAACATGACTACAACACCTGCCAATACACACTCCAGAGATGTGCATGGACCGAAGGACATTGTACCAGTAAGCGCAGAGTGCTTATTTTTGAAAAGCAGATTGTATTCATGTAGTATCACATATTCACAGTAGGAGGCGGTGTTAGGTTGAAGTTCATAAAACTGAGTTTGGGTATGTGCCTTGCTATCTAAGTACGGGAGCCACCCTGAACCTCAACgtgaaaaaaacatggttaaaatAGTGTTTTAGTTCCTTCTTGAGCCAAAGTCCTAATATTTCTTCTGAAACGGTGTTTCATGCGTTCTGACTTCTTTACTATGTCACACGTGCTGGCTCATGGtcaacgagttggacgtatatgtagtatttctgtgctcgatacactcccccaaggttcgtaaagtttttttcgaacataaaattcccttacgtaacaacttttcttagtcccttattggacaattctcctggaaaagcacgcccacgtgtCAACCACCGAGAGCAGGTGAAGgagcacgcccacgcatcaACGATGGAGAGTGGGAGAAAGAACACGCCAATCAGTGTGCTCCTACATaggcgaagttcagctgtgtttgtttgttgactgcatttcggtgaggaatggtgtataaacggtggatataacactgatttggagatcgtttgaaactgatagacgGAGCAGTCCCAGAGCTAAAAGATGTCGGTCAtcaaccgcacgcggtaagtgaaactgagtcataagcctgtgttttgttggcaatcggcgtgtacgtgcataaagtacacaacacaaatttataggccgggtttcacagacaaggcttaaggctagtcccagactaaaatgaatatgtgacctgtcttaactgaatttAACCTTCAGGAGGCCGTCTGTTTTCAGagataatcgtacagctgtatctgtcttttataaatgtgattaaatgaaatactcttcgaagatacaaagtatgcaatactactctataggtactcaagatttaatatgagattggcagaaactgcgttaCATCCACTTTAGAAACGTatccatttttttgtgatttttttcatgttgcAGTTCAGGGCTTCTGTATCAAAGCCATACAACCACAGTGCATCATACAAGAAACAGTCAAGATTAAGGAGACCCAGATGTAAAAGTTTAAGACTAGCATCGATCAACCAGTAATGTTAGTGTTGTTATGCAGGGGCACCACTAGCAATTTTGGGCCCTATAAAAGAATATGAGGTTGGGTCCCCCACCACACCAAACATACAAGTCAACTATCTAAAATATTTGTCTGcaaattaataatacatttataatttctATTACATTTCTACTAGGTACTGTTACTACTAATAAAACAGATCTCTGGGGGGCCCCAAAAGTGTGTGGGCCCTTAGAATCCTAACTTCCCCCTCCTTAGCTACACCGCTGTTGTTATGTATATGCACACAGCATCATGTACTGCACAGCACCGgggaacagaacaaaacacGGAACCGTGGGGGTCTTGAGATTAAAGACATCACCCACCCCAACGAGATCACTCTGTACCAGACCACATATCACAAAGAGCACTGCAATACCTCCCCTAGACATCTAACAGATGAATCCAGTGGACAGCCAATCTTCTGGCACAGCCataatattatcacaggtaCTTCAGTAATCAACTGCTCCTAATTATTTAGCAAAATTCAGAGGTCATTACTCATTTCTAAATAAGCACtagatgtttgtgtgctgcagtATGCAAGGACCCTTAAATTACCTTTCTAAGACCTATATTGCCATTTTGGACAACAGGAGAAGAGAGGACTCCAGCTGGGCCTGGGCGACTGAGAAGACAGTCTGGAGACAGGGTTCTGT
Proteins encoded in this region:
- the zgc:153292 gene encoding uncharacterized protein zgc:153292 isoform X2; translation: MPVCSSYNCKKRSDGLYKEAYKRGEFSFHTFPLADGLRVREWLRRMRWKNWWPTGNSVLCSDHFEKDCFEQVGNHKRLRRNAVPTIFNFPKHLQWKVPAVKRRSVNRKTVVPVTPESTPKPVTPRLEGKFVRVAQQDSDGSSCGPLHAGSFHDDYCKPQSIQWMKLAEGDDEGVDTSDSGNDVTCDAASLNTTKNSNKVQNSKFIRVTERWQWLSIDVTGPFPDSKGPYSHIVVICDYYTKWIEIFPSEKPNSDSIALLMCDAISRYGFPLGFLTPWGARGVQVRTVNRALSNILKMEISLAFHHYQASQLEPYTQYHIVKMVENLVKKYPDNWHVHLPVGVLRFNCSVHPDTNYRPLLLHRCDGTKPSTSPRDQPLSEDNLAKCTFKIEKPNPLKEVEALKRIFRESADCIVVS
- the zgc:153292 gene encoding uncharacterized protein zgc:153292 isoform X1, with translation MPVCSAYKCKKRSDREYKEAYKRGEFSFHKFPLADGLRVREWLRRMRWKNWWPTGNSVLCSDHFEKDCFEQVGNHKRLRRNAVPTIFNFPKHLQWKVPAVKRRSVNRKTVVPVTPESTPKPVTPRLEGKFVRVAQQDSDGSSCGPLHAGSFHDDYCKPQSIQWMKLAEGDDEGVDTSDSGNDVTCDAASLNTTKNSNKVQNSKFIRVTERWQWLSIDVTGPFPDSKGPYSHIVVICDYYTKWIEIFPSEKPNSDSIALLMCDAISRYGFPLGFLTPWGARGVQVRTVNRALSNILKMEISLAFHHYQASQLEPYTQYHIVKMVENLVKKYPDNWHVHLPVGVLRFNCSVHPDTNYRPLLLHRCDGTKPSTSPRDQPLSEDNLAKCTFKIEKPNPLKEVEALKRIFRESADCIVVS
- the zgc:153292 gene encoding uncharacterized protein zgc:153292 isoform X3, producing the protein MRWKNWWPTGNSVLCSDHFEKDCFEQVGNHKRLRRNAVPTIFNFPKHLQWKVPAVKRRSVNRKTVVPVTPESTPKPVTPRLEGKFVRVAQQDSDGSSCGPLHAGSFHDDYCKPQSIQWMKLAEGDDEGVDTSDSGNDVTCDAASLNTTKNSNKVQNSKFIRVTERWQWLSIDVTGPFPDSKGPYSHIVVICDYYTKWIEIFPSEKPNSDSIALLMCDAISRYGFPLGFLTPWGARGVQVRTVNRALSNILKMEISLAFHHYQASQLEPYTQYHIVKMVENLVKKYPDNWHVHLPVGVLRFNCSVHPDTNYRPLLLHRCDGTKPSTSPRDQPLSEDNLAKCTFKIEKPNPLKEVEALKRIFRESADCIVVS
- the LOC130561045 gene encoding uncharacterized protein LOC130561045, producing MSSIKERPTTTTVVVKGKRPMHRSTLILGDQTKSFYSTTHAECFSGRGRDGQPLVFLSRDSLYPSQHTGKLDLSNMTTTPANTHSRDVHGPKDIVPHHVLHSTGEQNKTRNRGGLEIKDITHPNEITLYQTTYHKEHCNTSPRHLTDESSGQPIFWHSHNIITGEERTPAGPGRLRRQSGDRVLWVTRRWDTQHNSFRLY